A segment of the Necator americanus strain Aroian chromosome IV, whole genome shotgun sequence genome:
TGTGTCATCAATGATCTTGTGGTTCTTaacactttcttttcttctaatttcttctATACTCTTTTCGCAGTACTCTTTGAATCTCGCATTGACAGGCTCGCGAGGATCACATCCGAAATGTGCTTGAAGAAGCTCGAATGAACTTGtcgaaaatttctggagaCCAAGCCCGGTATCCTTCTATTCTGAAGGGATTGATCATGCAGGTTCGTGCTGGACAACGAGAAGTTCATTTGCGGTCATATTTTTTAATCCACTTTGTATATtggctttgtttttattttgtatgtCTTTGATATTTTAAGTAAAGCGTTGTCCTTTTATTTGTATTAGTACAAAGAAACGTGTTTTCTATCAAaccattattttcattttgaaggCTCTGCTGCAACTTCTGGAGAAGGAAGTAGTTCTGCAATGTCGCGAGAAAGATCTTCAGCTTGTGGAAAGACTTCTACCTGAGTGTATCGACGCTCTTGAAAAAGAGTGGGGAGAGAGAAGCGTTGTGAGTTTGTTGTTTCggttgttaatttttattgttcccctttttttaaactaggaattgttgttgtttgataCGAATTCTCATAACTCGCCCAGCGTTTAAAATTTATGGCGCAAGTGGtacgaatgttttttttttcgattttttttgttctgaatcACCATTATTAGTTTTGGGAAGTCAGTACTGCATTTTTACATCTATAGCAgctttcactctttttttcttcacttctaaACCTTGGATATATGAGGTGAAGTAGGAACTTCTGAGCGTCTTCGCTAGATGTATTTATTGAGCGACATTTGACGATGTAAGCATTGCAGTGAGTCATACTATTCGGGGATTTCAAAGTGACATCACGTGAACAAAAACCGAAAGAGATCGCGGTCCAATCGCAGCGAGTCGGTTCCAAATAATTGCCTAGCTCGGATTAACGGCCAAAAAGGTCTTGCTGTGCTCGGTGGGATTGGAAGGGAAGCATCCACTGTCCTCCCATCGGGCCAAATACTCAATTCGAACCTCAATTGTCAGTAACTGACAAGATTGAAGCAGGTAATCGACCAACAGCGGGCGGAATTGGCCAATAGGAAGGTGTTATATTCCATCAAAGCAACACGGGGCTGCACACATTTTTGTCGACGCGTCAAAGCTCCGAGGGTCTGGATGGGTGGTTCTACCCGCCGCATATATTAGACCTGACACCAAGCGACTCAcactttttcaagcatttgcaaaatttctttggTGGTACAAAAGTGGTCTCAGGAGAGGGTTGTGGAGATGAGAtggtcacatttttttcccaataagGACGAGACTTATTCAATTACGGAATCATATAATTGCCGTAGTGGAACAAAACGGCGCATATTTGATCTAAATCGGTTAGTCCTAAGTATGTTAATTTCATCGctgaaataaagcgaaaagCGCCAtgaactttttactttttacttcaccttGTATATCTTTATACTTTATACATACCAAGTCTGGCTTTTCAGTtttgggtttttctcctgtcaTCATGTACTGGGGAAgtgaaaattatttctcaaGCTAAAAATTGAAGTGGAATCAAAACCATCATATTCTGCTTTCAAATAATTCTTAGCAATTGCTGCTGTCATTTTTGAGTACATCTGAattatttcctcaaatttcacCTCTCAACAGGTAAAAATCGACAAACAGCACTATTTGTCACCAGAATCTGCCGGAGGGATAGAACTCTCAGCTAAAGGAGGAAAGATCAGAGTCTCATCAACACTGGAAAGCCGATTGGAACTTATTGCTAGTCAGGTGAATATTTTGTAGAGTTATCGATCAGTTATTATTCAGTTTCTCGTGAAACTAGGTTCTTTTGTCTAATCAACTCTCTTTACTGTTCTAACTTGCTTTTAATTGTTTCAAAAACCTCGAAGTTTAGATTGTGCCACAGATCCGCACTGCACTCTTTGGTCCCAATCAGAACAGAAAATTCTTTGACTAATCGTCACATAGATTCTACTGTATATGCCCAGGTTAACCATTTTGTATTATTACTACCGTTTCATCGAATAGATCAAGGTTCTGCGTGGCACGCCGCTAGCGCGCTAATTGGTGTAGAATTAGTAGTGTTCCGCGAAGAACCAGATCCCAGTTCCATTTTAACGTAGCAAGTTTCAAGTATGTGAGACTTGCATATTTTCGGCCAACCATTCCATGATTGTGCTTGTATGTGATAGAATTTCCCGTGTTATCTGAGAAAGACTCGACACTTTCGTTATCACTTAGAATGTGTGTACATCGCTTTGTCGTTGTGTTTACTATATTTACATTTGGAAGACGATCCTTTTTGATGTATTCTGTGTATGATAAatatttatccttttatttcattacatAGGTTTGCACAACTGGTTACATATCGCCTGTTATCATACTGTAAAGTCTTTTTGGATTGTTCTGTCATATTTGTTGGAATCTGCAAGTGAAAAGAGATTATCAAGCATTCTGATTTGGGTGATTCATCCATAACTAGCACACATAAAGCTCTTGCTGGAGCGACATTCAGCGACATTCTTCAGCATAGGATAAAAACTATCGGAATTTTGGAGGAAATACAGAATAAGTTTTATTGCAAAACTGCCTCTCCATTGTCTTCAATTGTTCGATCATCATGTGATTTAAAGGCAAGGTGTCACAATTTCGATGTAGTACAGACACCACAGCGAATGTCTAGAGTTTAGGCTGTAGATTATCTGTAGGAAAAACACTGTGGTTCTGATTATCCTTCATTAATCGCCGTAGAAAAAGGCGTGGAAGACCGCGTTCTTTCTTTCGAAATCAGTCGCAACgcaccgcgtccacgagcgagcgttTGAATattaatgaggtctcttcaccagtcttttcaagtaaaaccaatgaataggctgctgaaggggCCGGAACGTGGAAGGTTTGCgtcctaacgtacctcgtaggagttGAAGCGGTCCTcattttttcacgacgattatgGAATGATTAGGGGAGCCAAGCTAGTTTCTATAACCTACAACCGGAACTCTAGGGTTTCACTTAGGTTTCCACGCCAGTTAAAATCTTCGCTGCCTTTAGTGACCAAAGTTCTATATCGCTATCGTAGCTTTAGTATGCGCAACATTGTTTTTAGCGTACTACAAGTCCATAAGAGTTGAGACAGAAAATAGAAGACTAGCTTACTTTCTTCGATCGACAGTCTGCATACGAATTGGGCCAGACAAAAAGagacaaaagaaatttaaagacGCATATAAAGAGAGGATTAAGGTCTGAGGGCTTAAAATGTTTTATGTATCGTCACGCAGTTAACTGAATAGTTTTTATCATtcttttggatccaagccttttatttttcttgttatcgGAAGTTGTGTACATTGCTTCAAATGACAGTAACCACTCTACTAATACAAGAgtctcaaaaaatttcctctgTACGTTGTAGCCAAATTCCATCTTTGTGTTGTTTCAGATGATTGGTAGGTTTGCTGGAAAACATTTAGTTGCCAGGGCCGCTGGGACGAAAACCGAAACTGTGTTGAGGAAGAAAGTAGGTGTTAACATGAGATGATCTTTTTACAAATGAAGTCTTAGAGATTTGTTGTTCTCTTAGGCGAACACAGCGCTGTACGGGTGTGGCTTGTCTGCCTCGGGTGCATTAGCCATACCTCGACTGGTGGTCAACGATAAGGTCGTAACTGCCAGAGAGACGCGTAAACCTCTTCGAATAAGTCAGTTCAATACAAGAGGGATCAAACATATAGCAGCTGGCTTCGGATTTTCATTGTTTGCCTCCAAAGACAAACTATACGGTTCTGGACTGAACAACAGGTGAAATTTCCATGATCATATAGGGGGTGGGGGGAgggatcaaaacgacgtgaagcacagtgcagttgcgtaagcggctgcgctccaagcaATGCGCTGGAGATaatggttggaatcgaggtggggccaTTGAGAGCTGCAGCGATTAGAGGCGCTTGTATGGCtcccactcgatcctaaccgctatggTCCACTGTACCGCTTAAGTTAagacgcttacgcaactgcgccgtacttcgtgtcgttttgaccctactatacatgaCGATGAGTTTTAGCAAATGATCTTACTATTTCTGCCGTCATTTCTAAGGATTCCTGACTTCAGATTTCAAATTACCAGCCATATTCGCGAAGAGGATATGAGGGGTCAAGAGTACTATATAAGTGCGAAGCGGATACAATTGCCTGtccgtgagttttttttatactagaagttttcttttgaaaattacgTAAATTTCGAGTTGTGCATGCTTGTAACCACTGTAGCGACGAGCAACTTGCTAAGATATTCACACTTTTTTGCCTGTTATGAATGATTTGATCGTATCTTCAACTATAATTTCAAGATCTCATTTTCGACAGACTTTACTGTCTCCCATCTTATCTTTACATAATGTTTTCAGAGACTTTTCAGGGACCACCATACTGTCAATCTCATCAGGTCGAGCACATTCGTTAGTTGCCACCACATCAGGTGTTTATGCTTTTGGAGACAACGCACATGGGCAGTGCGGACAAAATCCTGAAAAGTATCGCGAAGTGCATGGGGTAAAATTCCAGTCGCACGATAAATTTGAGGTGCTATATCATTATAATATAGTTAAGGGACTCTGCTCTCCCAACAGTGGAAATTCCTAGCGATTCTCCTATAATTGATGTGCACTGCGCTCTGGATACCTCGTTTGTCCTCTCGAGAAATGGAGAAGTCTTCTCTTTTGGTTTAAACGAGGATGGCCAATGTGCAAATGGCGAGTATGGGATACAGTGGAAGCCGTCAAAAATATTAGGTGGGTTGTCAGATTTGTTGGATTACTTTCTCAAAATCAAGAACGGACTCAAAATTATAGTCGTTCGCTTAAAATTCTTTCAACTTATATCAACtattatcatgctatataataacgcgcttagttcgtgtgtatgtatgcatgtatgtacacacagacacacagacacacacacgtacatacgtacgtacgtacgtatgtacgtgtgtgtgtctgtgtttctgtgtgtctgtgtgccACGAAAATACCCCATact
Coding sequences within it:
- a CDS encoding hypothetical protein (NECATOR_CHRIV.G14754.T1), with the translated sequence MGISDNDVQKQLRHMMAFIEQEANEKAEEIDAKAEEEFNIEKGRLVQQQRQKIMEFYEKKEKQVELQRKIQSSNSLNEGRLMCLKAREDHIRNVLEEARMNLSKISGDQARYPSILKGLIMQALLQLLEKEVVLQCREKDLQLVERLLPECIDALEKEWGERSVVKIDKQHYLSPESAGGIELSAKGGKIRVSSTLESRLELIASQIVPQIRTALFGPNQNRKFFD
- a CDS encoding hypothetical protein (NECATOR_CHRIV.G14755.T3) — translated: MIGRFAGKHLVARAAGTKTETVLRKKANTALYGCGLSASGALAIPRLVVNDKVVTARETRKPLRISQFNTRGIKHIAAGFGFSLFASKDKLYGSGLNNRFQITSHIREEDMRGQEYYISAKRIQLPVRTTILSISSGRAHSLVATTSGVYAFGDNAHGQCGQNPEKYREVHGLRDSALPTVEIPSDSPIIDVHCALDTSFVLSRNGEVFSFGLNEDGQCANGEYGIQWKPSKILGDAADEKIISISGSSDTLLALSANGEVFIWGQCEYGQAGIGNDTIQLNSSRFIPFPPGKITSAGSTASSCVVNTECGEVYVWGVGLLGMGPATQRLDRPTLMDQPLFEKKKVSIVYAGNTSFGAINSSGRLFVWGQNRYGLLGLDHGKDQYFPYQVFFPYDVKHGSEAKTTESLKSGFSRTLRSHSAYV
- a CDS encoding hypothetical protein (NECATOR_CHRIV.G14755.T1), with product MIGRFAGKHLVARAAGTKTETVLRKKANTALYGCGLSASGALAIPRLVVNDKVVTARETRKPLRISQFNTRGIKHIAAGFGFSLFASKDKLYGSGLNNRFQITSHIREEDMRGQEYYISAKRIQLPVRTTILSISSGRAHSLVATTSGVYAFGDNAHGQCGQNPEKYREVHGLRDSALPTVEIPSDSPIIDVHCALDTSFVLSRNGEVFSFGLNEDGQCANGEYGIQWKPSKILGDAADEKIISISGSSDTLLALSANGEVFIWGQCEYGQAGIGNDTIQLNSSRFIPFPPGKITSAGSTASSCVVNTECGEVYVWGVGLLGMGPATQRLDRPTLMDQPLFEKKKVSIVYAGNTSFGAINSSGRLFVWGQNRYGLLGLDHGKDQYFPYQVFFPYDVKHVSLGPDHSLFLLK